TGCACTCCGATGTCCACACAAATGGCACTTCTTTCCTTGTTAACTTCGTCATCGGTAGCACAATCCAGAAAAATCCTTCGATAAATCTCCGGTAATATCCGGCTAAACCCAAGAAGCTTCTCACTTCCGTCACGGTCGTCGGTCTTTCCCACTCCATCACCGCTTCTACCTTAGAAGGATCTACAGCTATTCCTCCTTTGCTTACCACGTGGCCTAAGAACTTTACTTCCTCCTTCCAGAACTCGCACTTTGACAACTTAGCGTACAACTTCCGCTCCTTTAAGATTTGCAGCACAATCCTCAAGTGTTCTTCATGCTCCTTTGCTGTCTTAGAGTAAACCAAGATGtcatctatgaaaaccaccacgaatttgtccaaaaagggacgaaacactctgttcatgtaatccatgaaaacagcaggtgcactcgttaacccaaaggacattaccgcaaactcgtagtgtccatagcgtGTTCTAAACGCAGTCTTAGGGATATCATCCTCTTTCACCCTTATTTGATGGTAACCAGATCTCAAATCGATCTTGGAAAACACTCCAGCTCCTTGtaattgatccatcaagtcatctatcaTTGACAAcgggtacttgttcttcacagtcactttgttcAACTGTCTGTAATCCACACATAATCGCAttcctccatctttcttcttcaccaataaaactggcgctccccacaGTGATACACTCGatcgaatgaacctcttgttcagaagctcttgcaactgagtctttaactctgccagctctatcggagccattctaTACGGCGCAATCGATACTGGTCCGGCTCCCGGCACCAATTCAATCGCAAATTCAATTTCCCTTTGAGGTGGGAACTCAGGGATATCTTCCGGGAATACTTCTGGAAATTCTCTAACCACCGGTATCTGATCCAAGTTCTGAGCATCACCCAACGCATTAGCAGCCAACAGAACATAGCCCTGACACTCCTTCCCACTACAGTGTACCATTACGGAGTTCAGGTAATATCCCATAGCTACCACCGCTCCATTTTCTCCGTTCGGCATAAACCGAATTGTCCATTCAAAACAATCCAACAAAACTCGATTcttcgacaaccaatcaaaccccaaaatcatttCTAGCCCCACCATTGGTAAACagatcaaatcatgcacaaagtCTATACCCTCGagcttgaaacctacttgtctACAACCTGACCTAATCATAACTGTCTGATACGGAGTATGTACATGCATATCAAAAGGTAACTCTGACACTTTCAAACTTAATTCCTCAACTTTAGCAAACAAAATAAACGAAtgcgaagctccagtatcatataatgcaaCTAAGGACTTATCACCAAATAgacatatacctctcatcaaTGGATCCGCCTTAGAAGCATCCTTGGCATTCACAGCAAAGACTCAACCTTGATGCTGACTCTGGCCCGCATTCTGGTTCCTCCCACGAGTGCAATCCCTCGCAATGTGGCTAGGCAACCCACAACTGAAGTAACCACCTAAAACAATTTTGCATGAGTCATAAGGATAAAAACGCCCACAACGTACACAAGTCAAATCTGGAGAATtcttactctgatttcctctCCCCTTAGCATACTGAAACTGAGTCTGAGTGTTCTTCCTGAAACCTCCTTGACCTTGAGGTGCATATCCTCCTCTCTTGAAGCTTTGCCCTCTAGGATGAAAATACTTGCCACACCCCCGACTAGAGCTCCCTCCATGGGTCTTGGCATACTCTTCCACTACTCTAGCCTTGTTTACTAAGTCGGAGAAGACACGGATCTCCATAGGCGCCACAGCAGTCATAATGCTATCCTTTAAACCTCTCTGGTACTTAAGGCACTTCCAGCTCTCGTAAGTCTTTGGGGGCGCCTTGacataccctagaaaacctacagaGTTCATCAAATTTGTTGGTGTAATCTGCCACAGAcatggaaccttgcttcagctgcattagttccatctcctttgcttccTCTTGCAGACTCAGGGAAATACTTCTTATAGAAGGCCGTTTGAAACACCTCCCACGGAATGTTGGCATTCTGAAGTTGTAGCAAGCGACACTCTGCTTGCCACCAGGGCTGGGCCTCTCCCGCTAGCTGATAAGCGGCAAACTCGACATATTGATTGAGGGGAACATGCTGTGCCTGTAAAGCACGCTCCATAGCCTGGAACCAGTGGTCTGCTTCAGTAGGATTTGTGGATCCTCGGAAAGttggcggatgaaccttgagaaacgCCGCCAAGGTCATCGGAACTCCTCCCGTGTTATGTCTGTTTCCCTCAGCATTATCATTGGCATTCCCTTTGCTATTCCTATTGCCATTCCCTgccggttggcctaacctctgcacagcttgtAGAGTCACAGCAGCATTCGCTTCCATGGTGTTCGCTAAGTTAGCCATGGCCACCATAAACTCGGCATGGTTATCAGCTGGTTGCTCATTCCTACTTTCCCGTGTACGTGTTCGACCTCGCCCGCGAGTGGCCATGTAGGGTtgctgtctacaccaaacaatcgatatcaaggtgatcagtctcaatatcaaaagcctagtgcttcaattatcccaaacaggcactcacaaacaagcatgctatgcatatatcaagtaaataacctaatagcatcaaagaaaagacacacagagtatgcaatgaagcacaatcggtccatctcTCAGGTCACGAGGACGAACCGCTATGATACCattaaatgtaacaccctaattagcttaagctttacctcgcgttgtaaagcaaaggttaatcagagattacgacaattctaagctcatacataatatatatatagaaagaatagtataatctagaagcccgatgaaagatatggctcaaaaacaggatttcaaaGCGCAAAAtatactaacgaagctactagcttaaggcacaagaaacagataagagacaacaaaatataagtatataatattataggaaactagcctcgactcgtggagtttaagccggctagccatatacaggtaTACAGAACCATACAGCGAAAACAATTTATACAAGTTTTgatctctcaaatacaagcctctaggctaaacaaaatacaaaagagaaatgtataaacaagataaaccaaaagactccaaaagaatccaggatcctccgcttctgtcaccatccaaagcaactcaccgaggtgggttgcgacctgcatctgaaaaacacaacaaagatatggtatgagaaccgggggttctcagtatggtaagagtgcccagtgatgtaggatataagaccccgggatgccaaaggcaatcctaagctccatatccatcacaagattcaaacttaagcattctaaaacaaataagcatgatATATGAAACCTTA
The DNA window shown above is from Arachis ipaensis cultivar K30076 chromosome B08, Araip1.1, whole genome shotgun sequence and carries:
- the LOC110265353 gene encoding uncharacterized protein LOC110265353, coding for MRGICLFGDKSLVALYDTGASHSFILFAKVEELSLKVSELPFDMHVHTPYQTVMIRSGCRQVGFKLEGIDFVHDLICLPMVGLEMILGFDWLSKNRVLLDCFEWTIRFMPNGENGAVVAMGYYLNSVMVHCSGKECQGYVLLAANALGDAQNLDQIPVVREFPEVFPEDIPEFPPQREIEFAIELVPGAGPKKDGGMRLCVDYRQLNKVTVKNKYPLSMIDDLMDQLQGAGVFSKIDLRSGYHQIRVKEDDIPKTAFRTRYGHYEFAVMSFGLTSAPAVFMDYMNRVFRPFLDKFVVVFIDDILVYSKTAKEHEEHLRIVLQILKERKLYAKLSKCEFWKEEVKFLGHVVSKGGIAVDPSKVEAVMEWERPTTVTEVRSFLGLAGYYRRFIEGFFWIVLPMTKLTRKEVPFVWTSECKESFQTLKQKLTSAPVLILPEPHEPFEVYYDASLKASVLDPDVIPETTENIKKIRARILTAQSRQKSYADQRRKPLEFEVGKHRFGPVAYRVALPPHLSNLHDVFYVSQLRKYTSDAAHVLEPESVELKENLTFQVTPVRIDDLSVKKLRGKKVPLVKVAWERAEI